In a genomic window of Halobiforma lacisalsi AJ5:
- a CDS encoding ribosome biogenesis/translation initiation ATPase RLI, with translation MADDSIAVVDLERCQPDRCSYECKNYCPPNRTGKECITLRGEEADEGQPEQVRISEEICLGETCGICVEKCPFDAIEIINLPQELGDEPAHRYGENAFSLYGLPAPQEGQVTGILGPNGIGKTTAVRILAGELEPNLGRHEDPPGWDEVLEEYRGTEIQDYIADVRDGEITVARKPQYVDQIPNQFDGNTRQLLESTDERGALEEIAERLSLGPVMEQSIEDLSGGELQRVALAATLVRDTDFYFLDEITPYLDIGQRVTAARLIRELAEEQGKSMLVVEHDLAILDLVADTLHVAYGEPGAYGVITSPKSVRNGINEYLAGYLDNENMRIRQDPIEFQEHAPRTATHGDVLVDYPDLTKSYGDGEFTLEVEGGEIRENEVLGIVGPNGIGKSTFANLLTGNLEPDEGETDLDLDISYKPQYVTIDQHMRVDAFLSSITDQFGSSYWNTEIAQPLQLERIMEQNLSDLSGGERQRVAIAACLSDSADLYLLDEPSAHLDVEQRVQATSAIRRYAEQQDATVMVIDHDIYTIDLLADRLMVFDGEPAVEGRATPPQSMRDGMNEFLANLDVTFRRDDRTSRPRINKPGSQLDKEQKSQGEYYYAP, from the coding sequence ATGGCCGACGATAGTATCGCCGTCGTAGACCTAGAGCGGTGCCAGCCCGATCGATGTAGCTACGAGTGCAAGAACTACTGTCCGCCAAACCGGACGGGCAAGGAGTGTATCACCCTTCGAGGTGAGGAGGCGGACGAGGGCCAGCCCGAACAGGTCCGCATCTCCGAGGAGATCTGCCTGGGCGAGACCTGTGGGATCTGCGTCGAGAAGTGTCCCTTCGACGCCATCGAGATCATCAACCTCCCACAGGAACTGGGGGACGAGCCGGCCCACCGTTACGGGGAGAACGCCTTCTCGCTGTACGGGCTACCCGCCCCACAGGAGGGCCAGGTCACCGGCATCCTCGGACCCAACGGGATCGGGAAAACGACCGCCGTCCGCATCCTCGCGGGCGAACTCGAGCCCAACCTCGGCCGCCACGAGGACCCGCCGGGCTGGGACGAGGTGCTCGAGGAGTACCGCGGCACCGAGATCCAGGACTACATCGCGGACGTCCGCGACGGAGAGATCACCGTCGCCCGCAAGCCCCAGTACGTCGACCAGATCCCGAACCAGTTCGACGGCAACACCCGCCAGTTGCTCGAGAGCACGGACGAACGCGGCGCACTCGAGGAGATCGCCGAACGGCTCTCGCTGGGTCCGGTCATGGAGCAGTCGATCGAGGACCTCTCGGGCGGCGAACTCCAGCGGGTCGCGCTCGCGGCGACGCTGGTCCGCGATACGGACTTCTACTTCCTCGACGAGATCACGCCGTACCTCGACATCGGCCAGCGGGTCACGGCCGCGCGGCTGATCCGCGAACTCGCCGAGGAACAGGGCAAGTCGATGCTGGTCGTCGAACACGACCTCGCGATCCTCGATCTGGTCGCGGACACGCTCCACGTCGCTTACGGTGAGCCCGGGGCCTACGGTGTCATCACGTCGCCCAAGTCCGTCCGTAACGGAATCAACGAGTACCTCGCGGGCTACCTCGACAACGAGAACATGCGGATCCGCCAGGATCCTATCGAGTTCCAGGAGCACGCGCCCCGGACGGCTACCCACGGCGACGTCCTCGTCGACTACCCCGACCTCACCAAGAGCTACGGCGACGGCGAGTTCACCCTCGAGGTCGAGGGCGGCGAGATCCGCGAGAACGAGGTACTGGGGATCGTCGGGCCGAACGGGATCGGGAAATCGACCTTCGCAAATCTCCTGACGGGCAACTTAGAGCCCGACGAAGGCGAGACCGATCTCGATCTGGACATCTCGTACAAGCCACAGTACGTGACGATCGACCAGCACATGCGGGTCGACGCCTTCCTCTCCTCGATCACGGACCAGTTCGGCTCCTCGTACTGGAACACCGAGATCGCCCAGCCGCTCCAGCTCGAGCGGATCATGGAACAGAACCTCTCGGATCTCTCCGGCGGGGAGCGCCAGCGGGTGGCGATCGCGGCCTGTCTCTCCGACTCCGCCGATCTCTACCTGCTCGACGAACCGTCCGCGCACCTGGACGTCGAACAGCGGGTGCAGGCCACGAGCGCGATCCGCCGGTACGCCGAACAGCAGGACGCGACGGTGATGGTCATCGACCACGACATCTACACGATCGACCTGCTGGCCGACCGGCTGATGGTTTTCGACGGCGAACCGGCCGTCGAGGGTCGTGCGACCCCGCCGCAGTCGATGCGTGACGGCATGAACGAGTTCCTGGCGAACCTCGACGTTACGTTCCGGCGCGACGACCGCACGTCGCGGCCGCGGATCAACAAGCCTGGCTCTCAGCTGGACAAGGAACAGAAATCACAGGGCGAGTATTACTACGCGCCCTGA
- a CDS encoding EMC6-like membrane protein translates to MSTESISDRREHIRSVSVTALSALLGVGAALASFALTGDLPPVEAATDSRALAIVVGAILVQFPLIEYSGLYGEDEFGVKHYLFITFMTFSFWFVVWGILLTAEFQAQL, encoded by the coding sequence ATGTCGACCGAATCGATTAGCGACCGACGCGAGCATATCCGCTCGGTCAGCGTGACGGCGCTGTCCGCGCTGCTCGGCGTCGGCGCGGCGCTGGCGTCGTTTGCCCTCACGGGCGATCTGCCGCCAGTCGAAGCAGCGACCGACTCCCGGGCGCTGGCGATCGTCGTCGGGGCGATCCTCGTCCAGTTCCCGCTGATCGAGTACTCGGGTCTCTACGGCGAGGACGAGTTCGGCGTGAAACACTACCTGTTCATCACGTTCATGACCTTCTCGTTCTGGTTCGTCGTCTGGGGGATCCTGCTGACCGCCGAGTTCCAGGCACAACTCTAA
- a CDS encoding glycerophosphodiester phosphodiesterase, whose translation MHASAPEVIDIAHRGYAGVAPENTRRAVREAAASDATMIEIDVQPAACGTPVVVHDERLEGTQERDGRPLTDAEGPVRETPLEEIRSARVLGTDETVPTLAEVLEAVPETMGLNVELKNPGAADLRVGESLAPDERDDRRAVWEPFVERVVEVCDGFDGELLFSSFCEGALAALRAVDSRYAAAVLVWDDLEAGFEVADRYDCEAIHPPRNAVAGTALATTAYAGFPADEPSIDVLERAHEKGRAVNVWTVETWSQYDQLAAAGVDGIIAEYPGLSSR comes from the coding sequence ATGCACGCGTCCGCGCCCGAGGTCATAGATATCGCCCACAGGGGGTACGCCGGCGTCGCACCGGAGAACACCCGCCGCGCCGTCCGGGAGGCCGCCGCGAGCGACGCGACGATGATCGAGATCGACGTCCAGCCCGCCGCCTGCGGAACGCCAGTCGTCGTCCACGACGAGCGCCTCGAGGGCACCCAGGAGCGCGACGGTCGGCCGCTGACCGACGCCGAGGGACCCGTCCGGGAGACCCCCCTCGAGGAGATCCGGTCGGCTCGAGTGCTCGGAACCGACGAGACGGTGCCGACGCTGGCCGAGGTGCTCGAGGCGGTCCCCGAGACGATGGGCCTCAACGTCGAGTTGAAGAACCCCGGCGCAGCAGACCTGCGCGTCGGCGAGTCGCTCGCGCCGGACGAACGCGACGATCGGCGGGCGGTCTGGGAACCGTTCGTCGAGCGCGTCGTCGAGGTCTGTGACGGCTTCGACGGCGAACTACTGTTCTCCTCCTTCTGTGAGGGCGCGCTGGCCGCGCTCCGGGCGGTTGACTCCCGGTACGCCGCCGCGGTCCTCGTCTGGGACGACCTCGAGGCCGGGTTCGAGGTCGCCGACCGGTACGACTGCGAGGCGATCCATCCGCCGCGAAACGCGGTCGCCGGAACGGCGCTCGCGACGACGGCCTACGCCGGGTTCCCGGCCGACGAGCCGTCGATCGACGTGCTCGAGCGAGCCCACGAAAAGGGCCGAGCGGTCAACGTCTGGACCGTCGAGACCTGGTCCCAGTACGACCAGCTCGCGGCGGCCGGCGTCGACGGGATCATCGCGGAGTATCCGGGGCTCTCGAGTCGCTGA
- a CDS encoding response regulator — protein sequence MDPPQSADAVTILLVEPNEGDARLFSESFEEAGIACDVHTVSDGEAALDFVYGRDEYADRPDPDLVLLDFHLPGISGADVLSELKSEPELRRIPVIVMTSSDAEEDIARSYDLHANAYVQKPVEPEEFVDLVSSFEEFWLTFVRLPSK from the coding sequence ATGGACCCCCCACAGTCTGCAGATGCCGTCACGATCCTGCTCGTCGAGCCGAACGAAGGGGACGCCAGACTGTTCTCGGAGTCGTTCGAAGAGGCGGGCATCGCCTGTGACGTCCACACCGTCTCCGACGGCGAGGCCGCGCTCGATTTCGTCTACGGACGCGACGAGTACGCCGATCGTCCCGACCCGGACCTGGTGTTGCTCGACTTTCACCTGCCCGGGATCAGCGGCGCGGACGTCCTCTCGGAGCTGAAATCCGAACCCGAACTCCGCCGGATCCCGGTCATCGTGATGACGAGTTCCGACGCGGAGGAGGACATCGCACGCTCGTACGACCTCCACGCGAACGCCTACGTCCAGAAGCCGGTCGAGCCCGAGGAGTTCGTCGACCTCGTCAGCTCCTTCGAGGAGTTCTGGCTTACCTTCGTGCGGCTCCCCTCGAAGTGA
- a CDS encoding archaemetzincin family Zn-dependent metalloprotease has translation MLVDIVPVGNVTAEVKRAASSALRSVYDCEVTVNDSQSVPNGAYDSGRNQYSAETFIQLAERVGRGDKNIAITPHDLFYRRRNYVFGLAYLDGSGSVVSTYRLQTSSDGGFSNKSASEIFENRVRKEIVHEIGHTYGLEHCDNNRCVMNFSPTVREVDIKEENLCGSCQRLIG, from the coding sequence ATGCTCGTCGACATCGTGCCGGTCGGTAACGTCACCGCCGAGGTCAAGCGGGCGGCCTCGTCGGCGTTACGATCGGTCTACGACTGCGAGGTGACGGTCAACGACTCGCAGTCGGTTCCAAACGGTGCCTACGACTCCGGCCGGAACCAGTACTCCGCGGAGACGTTCATCCAGCTCGCCGAACGCGTCGGCCGCGGCGACAAGAACATCGCGATCACGCCACACGACCTCTTCTATCGCCGGCGAAACTACGTCTTCGGGCTGGCCTACCTCGACGGCAGCGGGAGCGTGGTCTCGACCTACCGGCTCCAGACCTCGAGCGACGGCGGGTTCTCGAACAAGAGCGCGAGCGAAATCTTCGAGAACCGCGTCCGCAAGGAGATCGTCCACGAGATCGGCCACACCTACGGGCTGGAACACTGCGACAACAACCGCTGCGTGATGAACTTCTCGCCGACCGTGCGCGAGGTCGACATCAAAGAGGAGAACCTCTGTGGGAGCTGTCAGCGATTGATCGGCTGA
- a CDS encoding FAD-dependent oxidoreductase, with product MPSFTRDDDLPGEPTSPWLATTRGETGSDREASDDAGDPASDRSLESLRSVDVAVVGAGITGLSTAIELRDRGETVAVLERDRVAAGTTGRSTAKLTSQHGLIYDHLRREFGPRTAATYGRVQEEAIDAVEDRIEELGIDPAFERRPAYLYGDDADPLEREAEAAEAAGLPASYVTSVPPFERARAAVRFDDQAAFHPRKYLLAVADELRADEGAFLFEGTRVTDLEPGAPVRVRSPDGTLVARRAVVATGYPILDRAGYFTRLHPKRSYVLGLRLDGRAPEGMYYRTGENYRSVRPHRDEDGRLLLVGGENHKTGQGGSTRKRYRRLLRWARERFPVRSVAYRWSAQDYVPADRVPFVGRAGPGVANVFVATGFRGWGMTNGVAAGRLLAERITTPGEGPAELEVFDPLRLTPKVSLGTALTENADAVSEFATDWLRTFFSPDRSVLERGEGTVLRRGGEPIACARDAAGERYAVSAICPHTGCLVDWNDAEATWDCPCHGSRFSPDGTLLEGPATEGLSSRESPGE from the coding sequence ATGCCGTCGTTTACCCGCGACGACGATCTCCCCGGCGAACCGACTTCCCCGTGGCTGGCGACGACTCGAGGGGAGACCGGAAGCGACCGCGAGGCAAGCGACGACGCCGGCGATCCGGCATCCGACCGCTCGCTCGAGTCCCTCCGGTCGGTCGACGTGGCCGTCGTCGGGGCAGGGATCACCGGCCTCTCTACCGCGATCGAACTCCGGGACCGGGGCGAGACCGTCGCCGTTCTCGAGCGCGACCGTGTCGCGGCCGGGACGACGGGGCGGTCGACGGCCAAACTGACCAGCCAGCACGGACTGATCTACGATCACCTGCGCCGGGAGTTCGGACCGCGAACGGCCGCCACGTACGGGCGCGTGCAGGAAGAGGCCATCGACGCGGTCGAAGACCGCATCGAGGAACTTGGGATCGACCCCGCCTTCGAGCGTCGACCTGCTTATCTCTACGGCGACGACGCGGACCCGCTCGAGCGCGAGGCCGAGGCCGCCGAAGCGGCGGGGCTGCCAGCGAGCTACGTCACCTCGGTCCCGCCGTTCGAGCGCGCTCGGGCCGCGGTCCGGTTCGACGACCAGGCGGCGTTCCACCCGCGGAAGTACCTGCTCGCGGTCGCCGACGAACTGCGGGCGGACGAGGGCGCTTTCCTGTTCGAAGGGACGCGGGTCACGGACCTCGAGCCCGGCGCGCCGGTTCGCGTCCGGAGTCCGGACGGGACGCTCGTCGCGCGTCGGGCCGTCGTCGCGACGGGGTACCCGATCCTCGATCGGGCGGGCTATTTCACCCGGTTGCACCCCAAACGCTCCTACGTGCTCGGGCTCCGGCTCGACGGCCGCGCACCCGAGGGGATGTACTACCGGACGGGGGAGAACTACCGGTCGGTACGGCCCCACCGCGACGAGGACGGTCGGCTCCTGCTCGTCGGCGGCGAGAACCACAAGACGGGCCAGGGTGGATCGACGCGGAAGCGGTACCGCCGCCTGCTGCGGTGGGCCCGGGAGCGGTTCCCCGTCAGGTCCGTCGCCTACCGGTGGTCGGCCCAGGACTACGTTCCCGCCGACCGCGTTCCGTTCGTCGGCCGTGCCGGGCCGGGGGTCGCGAACGTCTTCGTCGCGACCGGCTTTCGCGGGTGGGGGATGACGAACGGCGTCGCGGCGGGACGGCTCCTCGCCGAGCGGATCACGACGCCCGGGGAGGGGCCGGCCGAACTCGAGGTCTTCGACCCGTTGCGGCTGACGCCGAAGGTCTCGCTCGGGACGGCGCTCACCGAGAACGCCGACGCCGTTAGCGAGTTCGCGACCGACTGGCTGCGGACGTTTTTTTCGCCCGACCGCTCCGTCCTCGAGCGGGGCGAGGGGACGGTCTTGCGACGCGGCGGGGAACCGATCGCCTGCGCGCGCGACGCCGCCGGCGAGCGCTACGCCGTCTCGGCGATCTGCCCGCATACGGGGTGTCTGGTCGACTGGAACGACGCCGAGGCGACCTGGGACTGTCCCTGTCACGGCTCGCGGTTTTCGCCCGACGGCACGCTTCTCGAGGGGCCGGCGACGGAGGGGCTGTCCTCACGGGAATCGCCCGGCGAATGA
- a CDS encoding TIGR01548 family HAD-type hydrolase — MNADAVVLDVDGVLVDVADSYRRAILESIEHVYGRTIRKEDVQPFKDAGGFNNDWELTDAAALYVLATEEGYDASIDEFTDRIAAEGGGLEAAETAVREGIGARATQRVTDRWDRDRLRDVFQQLYLGPELYRGLEGGEFDDDIDSEDAGFIHDEPVLLEDAARERLLTEYDVGILTGRPEAEAEIALERVGLESKVSLEHRFTMDDWEEGKPHPRALTTLAERFDADAVAFVGDTLDDVRTAVNASETDPAREYHGVGVLTGGLTGEEGHRKYEREGASAVLESVNDLPALLES, encoded by the coding sequence ATGAACGCAGACGCCGTCGTACTGGACGTCGACGGAGTGCTCGTCGACGTCGCCGACTCCTACCGGCGCGCGATCCTCGAGTCGATCGAGCACGTCTACGGCCGGACGATCCGCAAGGAGGACGTCCAGCCGTTCAAGGACGCGGGCGGGTTCAACAACGACTGGGAACTGACCGACGCGGCCGCGCTGTACGTCCTGGCGACCGAGGAGGGCTACGACGCCTCGATCGACGAGTTCACCGACCGCATCGCCGCCGAGGGCGGCGGGCTCGAGGCGGCCGAGACCGCCGTCCGCGAGGGGATCGGCGCGCGAGCGACCCAGCGCGTGACGGATCGCTGGGACCGCGACCGGCTCCGGGACGTCTTCCAGCAACTCTACCTCGGCCCCGAACTCTACCGGGGGCTCGAGGGCGGCGAGTTCGACGACGACATCGATTCCGAGGACGCGGGTTTCATCCACGACGAACCGGTCTTGCTCGAGGACGCGGCCCGCGAGCGACTGCTCACCGAGTACGACGTCGGGATCCTGACGGGTCGGCCCGAAGCGGAGGCCGAGATCGCGCTCGAGCGCGTCGGACTCGAGTCGAAAGTTTCCCTCGAGCACCGGTTCACGATGGACGACTGGGAGGAAGGAAAACCACACCCCCGGGCGCTGACGACGCTCGCAGAGCGGTTCGACGCCGACGCGGTCGCGTTCGTCGGCGACACGCTCGACGACGTCCGGACGGCGGTCAACGCGAGCGAGACGGATCCGGCGCGGGAGTATCACGGCGTCGGCGTCCTGACCGGCGGGCTTACCGGCGAGGAGGGTCACCGGAAGTACGAACGCGAGGGCGCGAGCGCGGTCCTGGAGTCGGTCAACGATCTGCCGGCACTGCTCGAGTCCTGA
- the hisH gene encoding imidazole glycerol phosphate synthase subunit HisH, whose amino-acid sequence MSTVPSEPTQLLASVVVVDYGLGNLRSVTRGLERAGADVEITDDPAAFEAADGVVLPGVGAFREGVENADPLREDLLAVAESDTPLFGICLGMQMLLTTSEEGENDGESAVRGLDLIPGTNVRFDDGQKVPHMGWNQLEVEREHPLVDGVDGEHAYFVHSYYAVPDDGNAVVATTDYEREFPSIVANEEGTVFGTQFHPEKSGETGLRILRNFVEICADE is encoded by the coding sequence ATGAGCACCGTCCCGTCCGAACCGACGCAGTTGCTCGCCTCCGTGGTCGTCGTCGACTACGGGTTAGGGAACCTGCGCAGCGTCACCCGTGGCCTCGAGCGCGCGGGCGCAGACGTCGAGATCACCGACGATCCCGCGGCGTTCGAGGCGGCCGATGGGGTCGTCCTGCCGGGCGTCGGCGCGTTCCGTGAGGGCGTCGAGAACGCCGACCCCCTCCGCGAGGACCTGCTCGCGGTCGCGGAAAGCGACACGCCGCTGTTCGGCATCTGTCTTGGCATGCAGATGCTGCTGACGACCAGCGAGGAGGGCGAAAACGACGGCGAGTCGGCCGTCCGTGGACTCGATCTGATCCCCGGCACCAACGTTCGCTTCGACGACGGCCAGAAGGTCCCGCACATGGGCTGGAACCAGCTCGAGGTCGAGCGCGAGCACCCGCTCGTCGACGGAGTAGATGGCGAGCACGCCTACTTCGTCCACTCCTACTACGCCGTTCCGGACGACGGGAACGCCGTGGTCGCGACGACCGACTACGAACGGGAGTTCCCCTCGATCGTCGCCAACGAGGAGGGCACCGTCTTCGGGACCCAGTTCCACCCGGAGAAGAGCGGTGAGACGGGACTGCGGATCCTGCGGAACTTCGTCGAAATCTGCGCCGACGAGTAG
- a CDS encoding Cdc6/Cdc18 family protein, which translates to MSDSMDYFGSENEIFRNKELLQVSHLPDGDRIIGREDELSNLANAIKPATRGNTPNNVLVYGKTGTGKSLCSKFITTQAVERAERNDVSIGVAYVDCLQESTETQAVQSAGHQLNDDPETDISIPHSGLSTSEYYRRLWRIIDTRYDVALIILDEVDKIEDDDILMQLSRAVESGKLTSSTVGVIGISNKVRYKDSLDERIKSSLCEREYVFSPYDATQIREILRSRSDAFHEGVLEDGVVPRVAALAAREHGDARKAIDILRFAGEIAEENDLETVTEGCVDQAHEREETSRLAELISKSPSHAKLVLEAMALLTQQKEGDDAPVTTNEAYDLYKRLCERDQSDHLKLRRVRDILSELEFLSIIEQERKWAGKGKGNYMENRLIDDPAVILAACNESE; encoded by the coding sequence ATGTCGGATTCGATGGACTATTTCGGGAGCGAGAACGAGATCTTCCGGAACAAGGAACTCCTGCAGGTCTCCCATCTCCCCGACGGCGACCGTATCATCGGCCGCGAGGACGAACTGTCGAACCTCGCGAACGCGATCAAACCGGCGACGCGGGGCAACACGCCCAACAACGTGCTCGTCTACGGCAAGACGGGGACCGGCAAATCGCTGTGCTCGAAGTTCATCACGACACAGGCCGTCGAACGGGCAGAGCGCAACGACGTGTCGATCGGCGTCGCCTACGTCGACTGCCTTCAGGAGTCGACCGAGACCCAGGCCGTCCAGTCCGCCGGCCACCAGCTCAACGACGATCCCGAGACCGACATCTCGATCCCCCACTCGGGGTTGAGCACGTCGGAGTACTACCGGCGGCTGTGGCGGATCATCGATACCCGCTACGACGTTGCCCTCATTATCCTCGATGAGGTCGACAAGATCGAGGACGACGACATCCTGATGCAACTCTCGAGGGCCGTCGAGTCCGGCAAACTCACCTCGAGCACCGTTGGAGTCATCGGCATTTCGAACAAGGTCCGGTACAAGGATTCGCTGGACGAGCGAATCAAATCGAGCCTCTGTGAACGCGAGTACGTCTTTTCGCCGTACGACGCGACCCAGATACGGGAGATCCTGCGGTCGCGCTCGGACGCGTTCCACGAGGGCGTCCTCGAGGACGGCGTCGTCCCCCGCGTCGCGGCGCTCGCTGCCCGGGAACACGGCGACGCGCGAAAGGCGATCGACATCCTCCGCTTTGCCGGCGAGATCGCCGAGGAGAACGACCTCGAGACGGTCACCGAGGGCTGCGTCGATCAGGCCCACGAGCGCGAGGAGACAAGCCGGCTGGCGGAACTGATCTCCAAGAGTCCCAGCCACGCGAAACTCGTGCTCGAGGCGATGGCGCTGTTGACCCAGCAGAAGGAGGGCGACGACGCGCCCGTGACGACCAACGAGGCCTACGATCTCTACAAGCGCCTCTGCGAGCGGGACCAGTCCGACCACCTGAAACTGCGCCGGGTTCGGGACATCCTCTCGGAACTCGAGTTCCTTTCGATCATCGAACAGGAGCGCAAGTGGGCCGGCAAGGGGAAGGGTAACTACATGGAAAACCGGCTGATCGACGATCCGGCGGTTATCCTCGCGGCCTGTAACGAGTCGGAGTGA
- a CDS encoding S-layer protein, whose product MSRRSLSRRRFGAGLTALAAVGLAGCTGDEEQEESDDSADFELDDPGDLTIRLENEDGDPVSSGVAVTIENEEEDFTANYQNNIQDGEITGASLIYEGEYTITVESVDDEFETVEESVTLEEDEDETVTIVLEGATGDSDAE is encoded by the coding sequence GTGAGCCGACGATCACTTAGCCGCCGACGGTTCGGTGCAGGTCTCACGGCCCTTGCCGCCGTTGGACTCGCAGGTTGTACCGGCGACGAAGAGCAGGAAGAAAGCGACGACTCCGCCGACTTCGAACTCGACGATCCCGGCGACCTCACGATTCGACTCGAGAACGAGGACGGCGACCCCGTCTCCTCCGGGGTCGCGGTCACCATCGAGAACGAGGAAGAAGACTTCACCGCGAACTATCAGAACAACATCCAAGACGGCGAGATCACCGGTGCGAGCCTCATCTACGAGGGCGAGTACACCATCACCGTCGAGAGCGTCGACGACGAGTTCGAGACCGTCGAGGAGTCCGTCACGCTCGAGGAAGACGAAGACGAAACGGTGACGATCGTACTCGAGGGCGCGACGGGCGATTCGGACGCCGAGTAA
- a CDS encoding UPF0146 family protein: protein MSHSRRNLESMIDYLRGYDRVVEVGIGRRTELAATLVREGVAVTATDVHPRAVPDGVRFVEDDVVDPDPAVYTGADAVYARNLPPELHRPALEVAREADADLLFTTLGGDQPAIPVERKTIREGTLYVAREGPGSDGE, encoded by the coding sequence GTGTCCCACTCTCGCCGAAATCTCGAGTCAATGATCGATTACCTGCGCGGCTACGATCGGGTCGTGGAGGTGGGGATCGGTCGCCGCACCGAACTGGCCGCGACCCTCGTCCGCGAGGGGGTGGCGGTGACGGCGACCGACGTCCACCCGCGGGCGGTCCCAGACGGCGTCCGGTTCGTCGAGGACGACGTCGTCGACCCCGACCCTGCGGTCTACACGGGCGCCGACGCGGTCTACGCCCGGAACCTGCCGCCCGAACTCCACCGGCCCGCGCTCGAGGTCGCTCGCGAGGCCGACGCCGACCTGCTGTTCACCACCCTGGGGGGTGACCAGCCGGCGATTCCGGTCGAGCGGAAGACGATACGGGAGGGGACGCTGTACGTCGCTCGGGAGGGGCCGGGTTCCGACGGGGAGTAA
- a CDS encoding tRNA (guanine(26)-N(2))-dimethyltransferase, producing MRVTEGGVELEVPGEQTEGVEESVFYNPRQELNRDLTIATLRAYRDREDRAEYYLDAMAASGIRGVRAAADGWDVTCCDVEEEAVELARENLERNGFDEATVEHRNVNALMHEEVFDVIDLDPYGTPMPFADAAFANCRDLVCVTATDTAPLCGAHFNSGVRSYSAVPQNTDYHPEMGVRILLSALARSAARFDVGVTPLLTHATSHYVRTYLELEHRATAADAAVDELGYIYHCEDCTYREIEPGMIADPLERCPHCDGERLLTAGPVWLGSVRDREFVASVREEIPDSFGTAEKARDLCGTLEAELDEPTHYDQHKLCRNWGLPANAMDEFLADLRDAGYEASRAHYGGTTFKTDASVGEIREATEDRLV from the coding sequence ATGCGCGTCACCGAGGGCGGGGTCGAACTCGAGGTCCCCGGCGAGCAGACCGAGGGTGTCGAGGAGTCGGTCTTCTACAACCCGAGACAGGAACTGAACCGCGACCTGACGATCGCGACGCTGCGGGCCTACCGCGACCGCGAGGACCGCGCCGAGTACTATCTCGACGCGATGGCGGCGAGCGGCATCCGCGGGGTCCGCGCCGCGGCCGACGGCTGGGACGTGACCTGTTGCGACGTCGAGGAAGAGGCCGTCGAACTGGCCCGCGAGAACCTCGAGCGCAACGGTTTCGACGAGGCGACCGTCGAACACCGCAACGTCAACGCCCTCATGCACGAGGAGGTGTTCGACGTGATCGACCTCGATCCGTACGGGACGCCGATGCCGTTCGCCGACGCGGCGTTCGCCAACTGCCGTGATCTCGTCTGCGTGACGGCGACCGACACCGCGCCACTGTGTGGCGCTCACTTCAACAGCGGGGTCCGGTCGTACTCCGCCGTCCCCCAGAATACCGACTACCACCCCGAGATGGGCGTCCGGATCCTGCTGTCGGCGCTCGCCCGCAGCGCCGCGCGGTTCGACGTCGGCGTCACCCCACTGCTGACCCACGCTACCAGCCACTACGTCCGGACCTACCTCGAACTCGAGCACCGGGCGACGGCCGCGGACGCCGCGGTCGACGAACTGGGATACATCTATCACTGCGAGGACTGCACCTATCGCGAGATCGAACCCGGAATGATCGCCGACCCCCTCGAGCGCTGTCCCCACTGCGACGGTGAGCGGTTGCTGACGGCGGGACCGGTCTGGCTCGGGTCGGTTCGCGACCGCGAGTTCGTCGCTTCGGTGCGCGAGGAGATCCCGGACTCGTTCGGAACCGCCGAGAAAGCGCGGGACCTCTGTGGGACGCTCGAGGCGGAACTCGACGAGCCGACCCACTACGACCAGCACAAGCTCTGTCGCAACTGGGGGCTGCCGGCGAACGCGATGGACGAGTTCCTCGCGGACCTGCGGGACGCGGGATACGAGGCCTCGCGGGCCCACTACGGCGGGACGACGTTCAAGACGGACGCGAGCGTCGGCGAGATCCGCGAGGCGACCGAGGACCGGCTCGTCTGA